The following are from one region of the Vulpes vulpes isolate BD-2025 chromosome 14, VulVul3, whole genome shotgun sequence genome:
- the SRC gene encoding proto-oncogene tyrosine-protein kinase Src isoform X3, which translates to MGSNKSKPKDASQRRRSLEPAENTHGGGGGAFPTSQTPSKPASADGHRGPSTAFPSAAAEPKLFGGFNSSDTVTSPQRAGPLAGGVTTFVALYDYESRTETDLSFKKGERLQIVNNTEGDWWLAHSLSTGQTGYIPSNYVAPSDSIQAEEWYFGKITRRESERLLLNAENPRGTFLVRESETTKGAYCLSVSDFDNAKGLNVKHYKIRKLDSGGFYITSRTQFNSLQQLVAYYSKHADGLCHRLTTVCPTSKPQTQGLAKDAWEIPRESLRLEVKLGQGCFGEVWMGTWNGTTRVAIKTLKPGTMSPEAFLQEAQVMKKLRHEKLVQLYAVVSEEPIYIVTEYMSKGSLLDFLKGETGKYLRLPQLVDMAAQIASGMAYVERMNYVHRDLRAANILVGENLVCKVADFGLARLIEDNEYTARQGAKFPIKWTAPEAALYGRFTIKSDVWSFGILLTELTTKGRVPYPGMVNREVLDQVERGYRMPCPPECPESLHDLMCQCWRKEPEERPTFEYLQAFLEDYFTSTEPQYQPGENL; encoded by the exons ATGGGCAGCAACAAGAGCAAGCCCAAGGATGCCAGCCAACGGCGCCGCAGCCTAGAGCCAGCTGAGAACACCCACGGTGGCGGCGGGGGTGCCTTCCCCACCTCACAGACACCCAGCAAGCCAGCCTCCGCTGATGGCCACCGAGGCCCCAGTACAGCCTTCCCTTCCGCAGCTGCTGAGCCCAAGCTGTTTGGGGGCTTCAACTCCTCGGACACGGTCACCTCCCCGCAGCGGGCGGGGCCGCTGGCTG GTGGAGTGACCACCTTTGTGGCCCTCTATGACTATGAGTCTCGGACAGAGACTGATCTGTCCTTCAAGAAAGGGGAGCGGCTCCAGATTGTCAACAACAC AGAGGGTGACTGGTGGCTGGCCCACTCGCTCAGCACGGGACAGACAGGCTACATCCCCAGCAACTACGTGGCGCCCTCTGACTCTATCCAGGCTGAAGA GTGGTACTTTGGCAAGATCACCAGACGGGAGTCAGAGCGGTTACTGCTCAATGCAGAGAACCCGAGAGGGACCTTCCTGGTGCGAGAAAGCGAGACCACGAAAG GCGCCTACTGCCTCTCTGTGTCGGATTTCGACAACGCCAAGGGCCTCAATGTGAAGCACTACAAGATCCGCAAGCTCGACAGTGGTGGCTTCTACATCACCTCGCGCACACAGTTCAACAGCCTGCAGCAGCTGGTGGCCTACTACTCCA AACATGCTGATGGCCTGTGCCACCGCCTCACCACCGTGTGCCCCACATCCAAGCCACAGACTCAGGGGCTGGCCAAGGATGCCTGGGAGATCCCTCGGGAGTCTCTGCGGCTGGAGGTCAAACTGGGCCAGGGCTGTTTCGGAGAGGTGTGGATGG GAACCTGGAACGGAACCACCAGGGTGGCCATCAAAACCTTGAAGCCAGGCACGATGTCTCCAGAGGCCTTCCTGCaggaggctcaggtcatgaagaaactgaggcacgagAAGCTGGTGCAGCTGTACGCGGTGGTGTCTGAGGAGCCCATCTACATCGTCACAGAGTACATGAGCAAGG ggagtctgctggacTTCCTCAAGGGGGAGACAGGCAAGTACCTGCGACTACCTCAGCTGGTGGACATGGCTGCTCAG ATCGCCTCAGGCATGGCCTACGTGGAACGGATGAACTACGTCCACCGTGACCTCCGTGCTGCCAACATTCTGGTTGGAGAGAATCTCGTGTGCAAAGTAGCCGACTTTGGGCTGGCCCGGCTCATCGAAGACAACGAGTACACCGCCCGGCAAG GTGCCAAATTCCCCATCAAGTGGACAGCTCCGGAAGCGGCCCTCTACGGCCGATTCACCATCAAGTCAGATGTGTGGTCCTTTGGGATCCTGCTGACGGAGCTCACGACAAAGGGGCGGGTGCCCTACCCCG GGATGGTCAACCGCGAGGTGCTTGACCAGGTGGAGCGGGGCTACCGGATGCCCTGCCCGCCTGAGTGTCCCGAGTCCCTGCACGACCTCATGTGCCAGTGCTGGCGGAAGGAGCCTGAGGAACGACCCACCTTTGAGTACCTGCAGGCCTTCCTGGAGGACTACTTCACATCCACCGAGCCCCAGTACCAGCCGGGAGAGAACCTATAG
- the SRC gene encoding proto-oncogene tyrosine-protein kinase Src isoform X1, producing the protein MGSNKSKPKDASQRRRSLEPAENTHGGGGGAFPTSQTPSKPASADGHRGPSTAFPSAAAEPKLFGGFNSSDTVTSPQRAGPLAGGVTTFVALYDYESRTETDLSFKKGERLQIVNNTRKVDVSQTWFTFRWLQREGDWWLAHSLSTGQTGYIPSNYVAPSDSIQAEEWYFGKITRRESERLLLNAENPRGTFLVRESETTKGAYCLSVSDFDNAKGLNVKHYKIRKLDSGGFYITSRTQFNSLQQLVAYYSKHADGLCHRLTTVCPTSKPQTQGLAKDAWEIPRESLRLEVKLGQGCFGEVWMGTWNGTTRVAIKTLKPGTMSPEAFLQEAQVMKKLRHEKLVQLYAVVSEEPIYIVTEYMSKGSLLDFLKGETGKYLRLPQLVDMAAQIASGMAYVERMNYVHRDLRAANILVGENLVCKVADFGLARLIEDNEYTARQGAKFPIKWTAPEAALYGRFTIKSDVWSFGILLTELTTKGRVPYPGMVNREVLDQVERGYRMPCPPECPESLHDLMCQCWRKEPEERPTFEYLQAFLEDYFTSTEPQYQPGENL; encoded by the exons ATGGGCAGCAACAAGAGCAAGCCCAAGGATGCCAGCCAACGGCGCCGCAGCCTAGAGCCAGCTGAGAACACCCACGGTGGCGGCGGGGGTGCCTTCCCCACCTCACAGACACCCAGCAAGCCAGCCTCCGCTGATGGCCACCGAGGCCCCAGTACAGCCTTCCCTTCCGCAGCTGCTGAGCCCAAGCTGTTTGGGGGCTTCAACTCCTCGGACACGGTCACCTCCCCGCAGCGGGCGGGGCCGCTGGCTG GTGGAGTGACCACCTTTGTGGCCCTCTATGACTATGAGTCTCGGACAGAGACTGATCTGTCCTTCAAGAAAGGGGAGCGGCTCCAGATTGTCAACAACAC GAGGAAAGTGGATGTCAG CCAGACCTGGTTCACATTCAGATGGCTGCAAAG AGAGGGTGACTGGTGGCTGGCCCACTCGCTCAGCACGGGACAGACAGGCTACATCCCCAGCAACTACGTGGCGCCCTCTGACTCTATCCAGGCTGAAGA GTGGTACTTTGGCAAGATCACCAGACGGGAGTCAGAGCGGTTACTGCTCAATGCAGAGAACCCGAGAGGGACCTTCCTGGTGCGAGAAAGCGAGACCACGAAAG GCGCCTACTGCCTCTCTGTGTCGGATTTCGACAACGCCAAGGGCCTCAATGTGAAGCACTACAAGATCCGCAAGCTCGACAGTGGTGGCTTCTACATCACCTCGCGCACACAGTTCAACAGCCTGCAGCAGCTGGTGGCCTACTACTCCA AACATGCTGATGGCCTGTGCCACCGCCTCACCACCGTGTGCCCCACATCCAAGCCACAGACTCAGGGGCTGGCCAAGGATGCCTGGGAGATCCCTCGGGAGTCTCTGCGGCTGGAGGTCAAACTGGGCCAGGGCTGTTTCGGAGAGGTGTGGATGG GAACCTGGAACGGAACCACCAGGGTGGCCATCAAAACCTTGAAGCCAGGCACGATGTCTCCAGAGGCCTTCCTGCaggaggctcaggtcatgaagaaactgaggcacgagAAGCTGGTGCAGCTGTACGCGGTGGTGTCTGAGGAGCCCATCTACATCGTCACAGAGTACATGAGCAAGG ggagtctgctggacTTCCTCAAGGGGGAGACAGGCAAGTACCTGCGACTACCTCAGCTGGTGGACATGGCTGCTCAG ATCGCCTCAGGCATGGCCTACGTGGAACGGATGAACTACGTCCACCGTGACCTCCGTGCTGCCAACATTCTGGTTGGAGAGAATCTCGTGTGCAAAGTAGCCGACTTTGGGCTGGCCCGGCTCATCGAAGACAACGAGTACACCGCCCGGCAAG GTGCCAAATTCCCCATCAAGTGGACAGCTCCGGAAGCGGCCCTCTACGGCCGATTCACCATCAAGTCAGATGTGTGGTCCTTTGGGATCCTGCTGACGGAGCTCACGACAAAGGGGCGGGTGCCCTACCCCG GGATGGTCAACCGCGAGGTGCTTGACCAGGTGGAGCGGGGCTACCGGATGCCCTGCCCGCCTGAGTGTCCCGAGTCCCTGCACGACCTCATGTGCCAGTGCTGGCGGAAGGAGCCTGAGGAACGACCCACCTTTGAGTACCTGCAGGCCTTCCTGGAGGACTACTTCACATCCACCGAGCCCCAGTACCAGCCGGGAGAGAACCTATAG
- the SRC gene encoding proto-oncogene tyrosine-protein kinase Src isoform X2 — protein sequence MGSNKSKPKDASQRRRSLEPAENTHGGGGGAFPTSQTPSKPASADGHRGPSTAFPSAAAEPKLFGGFNSSDTVTSPQRAGPLAGGVTTFVALYDYESRTETDLSFKKGERLQIVNNTRKVDVREGDWWLAHSLSTGQTGYIPSNYVAPSDSIQAEEWYFGKITRRESERLLLNAENPRGTFLVRESETTKGAYCLSVSDFDNAKGLNVKHYKIRKLDSGGFYITSRTQFNSLQQLVAYYSKHADGLCHRLTTVCPTSKPQTQGLAKDAWEIPRESLRLEVKLGQGCFGEVWMGTWNGTTRVAIKTLKPGTMSPEAFLQEAQVMKKLRHEKLVQLYAVVSEEPIYIVTEYMSKGSLLDFLKGETGKYLRLPQLVDMAAQIASGMAYVERMNYVHRDLRAANILVGENLVCKVADFGLARLIEDNEYTARQGAKFPIKWTAPEAALYGRFTIKSDVWSFGILLTELTTKGRVPYPGMVNREVLDQVERGYRMPCPPECPESLHDLMCQCWRKEPEERPTFEYLQAFLEDYFTSTEPQYQPGENL from the exons ATGGGCAGCAACAAGAGCAAGCCCAAGGATGCCAGCCAACGGCGCCGCAGCCTAGAGCCAGCTGAGAACACCCACGGTGGCGGCGGGGGTGCCTTCCCCACCTCACAGACACCCAGCAAGCCAGCCTCCGCTGATGGCCACCGAGGCCCCAGTACAGCCTTCCCTTCCGCAGCTGCTGAGCCCAAGCTGTTTGGGGGCTTCAACTCCTCGGACACGGTCACCTCCCCGCAGCGGGCGGGGCCGCTGGCTG GTGGAGTGACCACCTTTGTGGCCCTCTATGACTATGAGTCTCGGACAGAGACTGATCTGTCCTTCAAGAAAGGGGAGCGGCTCCAGATTGTCAACAACAC GAGGAAAGTGGATGTCAG AGAGGGTGACTGGTGGCTGGCCCACTCGCTCAGCACGGGACAGACAGGCTACATCCCCAGCAACTACGTGGCGCCCTCTGACTCTATCCAGGCTGAAGA GTGGTACTTTGGCAAGATCACCAGACGGGAGTCAGAGCGGTTACTGCTCAATGCAGAGAACCCGAGAGGGACCTTCCTGGTGCGAGAAAGCGAGACCACGAAAG GCGCCTACTGCCTCTCTGTGTCGGATTTCGACAACGCCAAGGGCCTCAATGTGAAGCACTACAAGATCCGCAAGCTCGACAGTGGTGGCTTCTACATCACCTCGCGCACACAGTTCAACAGCCTGCAGCAGCTGGTGGCCTACTACTCCA AACATGCTGATGGCCTGTGCCACCGCCTCACCACCGTGTGCCCCACATCCAAGCCACAGACTCAGGGGCTGGCCAAGGATGCCTGGGAGATCCCTCGGGAGTCTCTGCGGCTGGAGGTCAAACTGGGCCAGGGCTGTTTCGGAGAGGTGTGGATGG GAACCTGGAACGGAACCACCAGGGTGGCCATCAAAACCTTGAAGCCAGGCACGATGTCTCCAGAGGCCTTCCTGCaggaggctcaggtcatgaagaaactgaggcacgagAAGCTGGTGCAGCTGTACGCGGTGGTGTCTGAGGAGCCCATCTACATCGTCACAGAGTACATGAGCAAGG ggagtctgctggacTTCCTCAAGGGGGAGACAGGCAAGTACCTGCGACTACCTCAGCTGGTGGACATGGCTGCTCAG ATCGCCTCAGGCATGGCCTACGTGGAACGGATGAACTACGTCCACCGTGACCTCCGTGCTGCCAACATTCTGGTTGGAGAGAATCTCGTGTGCAAAGTAGCCGACTTTGGGCTGGCCCGGCTCATCGAAGACAACGAGTACACCGCCCGGCAAG GTGCCAAATTCCCCATCAAGTGGACAGCTCCGGAAGCGGCCCTCTACGGCCGATTCACCATCAAGTCAGATGTGTGGTCCTTTGGGATCCTGCTGACGGAGCTCACGACAAAGGGGCGGGTGCCCTACCCCG GGATGGTCAACCGCGAGGTGCTTGACCAGGTGGAGCGGGGCTACCGGATGCCCTGCCCGCCTGAGTGTCCCGAGTCCCTGCACGACCTCATGTGCCAGTGCTGGCGGAAGGAGCCTGAGGAACGACCCACCTTTGAGTACCTGCAGGCCTTCCTGGAGGACTACTTCACATCCACCGAGCCCCAGTACCAGCCGGGAGAGAACCTATAG